The following nucleotide sequence is from Deltaproteobacteria bacterium.
CCGTGCGGCAAATAGCCTCCTGTCCATGGGGGCGGATTTGCTGACAGCGCCCGTCCGCGGGCGCCTCCATCCACAAATACCCCAGCCGTAGGCTTATGCTACGAAATCGAAAGATTGAGTGCATATCTCACGGATTCAGGTTATTTATTTCCGGGTTCATATGGATTTCATGCCCTCCGTCCAGACGATATTTTTTCCTGCATTCGCCTATCTTCTCGGCTCAATCCCTTTTGGCCTGCTCCTTGCGAGGATGCGTGGCGTGGATGTGCGTTCCGTTGGAAGCGGAAACATCGGAGCGACGAACGTGACCCGTGCCGTGGGCAAAGGTTTCGGTCTGCTGACCTTCTGCGCGGATCTTTCCAAGGGGCTCATCCCGGTGCTTGTGTGTCGCGCCGTCCTTCCGGCTGGTCTTGAGACGCAGACCATCCTTGCCTTCACCGGGTTCGGGGCCGTCCTCGGGCATTGTTTTCCGGTCTTTCTCGGGTTTCAGGGGGGTAAGGGGATAGCGACGGCATCCGGAGTCTTTCTCGGGATCTGTCCGTTGGCATTAGCCCCAGCCACTGTCTTGTTTGCCCTCGCCTTCTGGCTTACCCGGATCGTCTCCGTGGGTTCCCTTCTCGCCTCCCTCGCCCTTCCTGTGGCCCTTCATTTTTTATGCACAGGCTGCAGTGGTCCTGTCGAGGTCATGACATGGGCAGTGACCCTTCTGGTCTGGTGGAAGCACAGGGGCAATATCCAGAGGCTTCTTCGAGGAGAAGAGTTGGGCTTCAGGCGTTCAGGCGTCTAATCCGAGGGCGTGGAGCTTCCGATAGAGGTGTCTTCTCTCGATGCCAATGGCCTCGGCAGTCTTTTTGATGTTCCCGTCGTTTTCCTTGAGCTTGCGGCTGAGATAGGCCCGTTCGAATCCCGCCTTGGCGGTCCGGTAGTCCTCTGCTGAAAGCCAGTCGGGGAGAGACACATCCGGCGCCGTTGGGCCATGTCCGTTCGGGGATCCGCTGTCCACGCGGGTCTTGCGGATGGAGGCTGGCAGGTCCACGGCCTTGATTTCCTTGCCGCGGGAAAGGATCACGAGGCGCTCAGCCAGGTTTCTGAGCTCCCGAACGTTGCCCGGCCAGTCGTAGTTCATGAGCTCCGTGTAGATCGCCTCATCGATTTTGGGCGGACTGCGATGGGCATTGCCCGTGAACTCCCTGACAAATGCGGTGAAAAGGAGCGGGATGTCATCCTTTCTTTCCCTGAGCGGAGGCACCTCTATAGGGATGACATTCAGGCGGTAGTATAGGTCTTCCCGAAAGCGACCTTCCTCTATCTCCTTTTCCAGGTCCTTGTTCGTCGCTGCGATTATGCGGACGTCCACAGTGATGGTCTTCCTCCCGCCGACCCGTTCAAAGCGCTGTTCCTGGAGGATGCGCAGGATCTTGGCCTGGGTCTTGAGACTCATGTCTCCGATCTCGTCGAGAAAGAGGGTCCCCCGGTTGGCAAGGTCGAATTTCCCCCTTTTCATGGAAGTCGCACCGGTAAAGGCCCCTTTTTCGTGTCCAAATAGCTCGCTCTCAATGAGTTCCTCTGGGATGGCCGCGCAGTTGATCTCTACAAAGGGTTTGTCCTTTCGTCTGCTGAGACGGTAGATCATCCGTGCCACGAGCTCCTTGCCGGTCCCGTTTTCCCCCTGTATGAGCACCCATGCGTCCGTCGGAGCCACGATGGCGATCTGTTCCTTGAGGTGTTTCATGGCCTCGCTTTCGCCGATGATCTCCTGCCCTCTTGCGGTCTTTTGCCGCAGAAGGAGGTTTTCCTCCTCCAGGTCCCGATACTTGATGGCGTTACGAATGGTGAGGATAACCTGTTCGTAGGAGAGAGGCTTTTCCAGAAAATCATAGGCCCCGAGGCGGGTTGCACGGACCGCCGTTTCGATGGTCCCGTGCCCGGACATGATGATCACGGGGATAAACGGCCACTCCTCCTTGATCCTTTTAAGGAGATCGATCCCGTCCATGCCTGGCATCCAGATATCAAGCAGGATCAGATCCGGAAGATGTTGGGAAAGGGCTGAAAGGGCCTCTTCGGCATCGTGTGCCGCAGTGATCGCGTATCCCTCGTCCTCTAAGATCCCCGTGAGGCTCTCGATGATGGAATGCTCGTCGTCAACGATGAGGATTTTTTGGGAGGGCATGGCAGAAGGTTGTGAGCGGTGAGAGGATCAGTTTAGCGCAGTAATCGGCCCTGCGAATATGTCCGGAATGCGATTGTGGAACAGCATAAATCTGAATCCGTGAGCCTACGGCTGGGGTATTTGTTTCGTGCGGCAAATAGCCCCCATCCATGGGGGCAGATTTGCCGACGGCGCCCATCCGTGGGCGCCTCACTCCACAAATACCCCGGCCGTAGGCTTATGCTGTGAAATCGAAAGGTTGAGTGCATATCTCACGGATTCAGGATAAATATAGAGAGATTTTCTCTGTGTCCTCTGTGCTCCCTATGGTGAGATATGAGTCAATTGGTTGCGTGTATCACCTTGAGAGGGCTTTCAAAAAGGCTACCGGGAAGGGGGGAAAGACGCAAGACATCTCTCATGCCGGCAGGTTCGGAAGATACAGGGTGAATCGCGTTCCTCTGGGCGTATTGTCCTCGACCTCGATCCTTCCCCCGTGGTCCGTCACAATGGAGTGAACGATGGCAAGCCCAAGGCCCGTGCCTCCCCGTTTTCGGGAGAAATATGGCTCGAAAAGCCTCTTGCGGTCTTCGGGCGGGATGCCGGTTCCGGTATCCGCGATGGAGATCGAGACCTCTTTTGCGTCGGTATTCCCGAAGACCTGGATTCGGACCGAGCCGCCGTCCGGCATGGCGGCAATGGCATTTTCAAGGAGGTTGATGACGGCCCGTTTGATCTGATCTGGATCCACGAGGATCTCTGGGAGTGTATCCACCATGTCGAGGGTGAATTCCACCTCCGGATGGCCTTCCCTGTATATGACGGTCAGGTCCTTGAGGATCTTTTCCAGATCCGTGGGGACAAAGCGGGGCGCTGGCATGCGGGCGAAATTGGAGAATTCGTTTGCGAGACGCTTGAGGTCCTCGACCTGTTCGATGATGGTGGCGGTGCTCCTGTCAAAGACATCCCTGGCCTCGGAATCGACCATAGGGAGGTATTTTTTCCTCAGCCTCTGGGCGGAGAGCTGTATGGGTGTGAGGGGGTTTTTTATCTCGTGCGCAATGCGGCGGGCGACCTCCCGCCAAGCGGCGATCCTCTGGATCCGTTCGAGCTCGGTGAGGTCCTCGAACACGATGACCGTCCCCAAGGATCTTCCTTCCCGGTCACGGAGCTGGGAGAAATTGCACAACAGGGAGAGGATGCGGTTGTTCGATTGTAGGCGGATCGACTTCTGGACAGTACCCGTCTTGGACACAAGGAGCTCGTGCCTGATGACCTCGAATTCCTCCAGCTGTTCCGGACTCATGACATCCACATAGGATCTCCCGATGAAAGAGGAAGCAGGCTTGCCCAGGATGGATTCCGCAGAAGGGTTCATGGTGGTGATGATCCCCAAGCGGTCCACTGAAATGACCCCAGCTGCCACGTTATCGAGTATGATCTCCATGTAGCGTCTTCGTGATTCGATCTCCGCGTTGCTTTTCTGGAGCTCGCGCGCGGCGTTTTCGGCCCGCTGCCGCGCTTCCTTGAGATCCAGGGTCATGGTGTTGAAGGCCCTTAGTAGGCTGCTCAATTCATCCTTTCCCGGAATTTCGAGTCTGACATCCAGATCCCCCTGGGCGATGCGGCGAGTGGCCTCTGCCAATGCCTGAACGGGCTTGGTGATCCCGTCGGCGATACGGTATCCGAACCAGATGGAGACAAAGATGATGAGAAGGGTAATGAGGAAAAGGGTGAGAAGGATGACCCCCTTGATCGGGTTCTGGGAGAGAAAAAGCAGATTGTAGTCCTCGTAACCGGTTCGAATCTCGTCGAGAAGCCGTGCAATGTCCTGAGGGAGGAGGGTTCCAGCCACGAGGATGTGGCGGACTCCTGTTTCAGATGCCATGGGCAGTAAGACGCGCAGGAGCACACTGCCCTCGAGCTCATCGTTCAAGGTGGAGATCTTTCCATCCGCAAGGACCGAACTGATGATGTCTTCGGATGGCCCAGGCAGGGGGGGAAGGAGGGGGAGCCATGTCTTTGAGAAGAGAACGTCCCCTTTCGGTCCGAGGATTTCGACGCAGTGGAGGGGGGTGCCGTGACGGATCTCTGGGATGCCTACCAGGAGGGACGCAGGGGAGATGATCTGTTCGACGCATGCCTGATCCAGGACATAACCGCCCGTCATGCAGCGGCGGGAGACGAGGCGGGCGATTTCCTCTCCCTTGATCTGAAGTCCCGCTATCTGGTCCTCGTAGTAGGTTTTCCCGACCGTCAGGGCGTTTTCGAGGGCGCGTTCCACCTTTACATCGAACCAGTAGGCCACGCTCGTTTTCAAAAACTGGTAGGAGACCCAGAACAGGAGGAGGGTCGGCAGGAGAGAGAGGGAGACAAAGGCGATGACGAGTTTGGTGCGCAGCTTGGCCCCGAGGAGGTGTTGCCTCTCCTCGAAGATCGCCTTTACGAGATATCTGAGGATCAGAAAAAGGAGGTAGAGAACGAGGAGGATGTCGATGCTCAGGATCCCGAAAAGGATCGTGGTATTGATCGGGTTGGCCGGGACGTATCTTTCGAGGATGAAGTATCCGAAAGCGGAGAAAAGGAGGATGAGAAAAAGGGAAATGGTGATGGCAAGCCGCTCCCTTTTTCGTTTTCGTTCCTTTTCAGTACGTGAATTCGGATTCATGCCACGGGCTGCCATAGCCGGAAGACGAAAAAATAGATAGCAGGGCCTCGAATGGTTTCTCAGGGCCGAGTTGTTCGATGAAGACACGCGCCCTGACACGATAGGTGGTCCCTTTGTGCAACCTTTCGATCGGGGCCATGGGAATCGAGATGTGATCGAACGCGAACCGTTTTGTCTCCTCCAGGGATTTGAGTCCTGTCACACGCGGGGGATCCGGTCCTGAAATAACGATGTATTCTCCCCGAAGGACGTCGTGCTTCAAGGTCCTTGTGACGCTACGGTGGGCCACGGTCTTTTTTTGGAGGAAACGGCCGGTCTCGATCTCCACCTCAAAGGAATAGCGGATCGTGCCTCCTCGTTCGAGGGCCGCCCGGATCTTGTCGTCAAAAGGATTTTCGAGTGCGAAATACACGACGAGAAAGCGATCGGCGTTTGCCGCCGAGGGCCCTGAAATCCGCGCGTCGTATCCCTTTTCCCCAAAGATGTGCCCCTTTGTTTCCGCGCTGGCCGTTCCGGACGTCATGAAGAAGATACCGATGAGAATGGACCATCGGAGTGCTGTAAGTAAGGCTTTCATGACGTCGTGCGCTGGGGCTCCTGAAGGGAATGGGCGTGGAGACGAGACTATGCGGAGAATAAAAACAACTAAAAATACTGAGGCGATACAACTGCCGCAAGGATGCGCCTGACTTCCCTTTACCATTGCCCGGGATCTGTGATACAAGATGAAAAAATCCACAAAGAG
It contains:
- a CDS encoding sigma-54 dependent transcriptional regulator → MPSQKILIVDDEHSIIESLTGILEDEGYAITAAHDAEEALSALSQHLPDLILLDIWMPGMDGIDLLKRIKEEWPFIPVIIMSGHGTIETAVRATRLGAYDFLEKPLSYEQVILTIRNAIKYRDLEEENLLLRQKTARGQEIIGESEAMKHLKEQIAIVAPTDAWVLIQGENGTGKELVARMIYRLSRRKDKPFVEINCAAIPEELIESELFGHEKGAFTGATSMKRGKFDLANRGTLFLDEIGDMSLKTQAKILRILQEQRFERVGGRKTITVDVRIIAATNKDLEKEIEEGRFREDLYYRLNVIPIEVPPLRERKDDIPLLFTAFVREFTGNAHRSPPKIDEAIYTELMNYDWPGNVRELRNLAERLVILSRGKEIKAVDLPASIRKTRVDSGSPNGHGPTAPDVSLPDWLSAEDYRTAKAGFERAYLSRKLKENDGNIKKTAEAIGIERRHLYRKLHALGLDA
- a CDS encoding HAMP domain-containing protein; translation: MNPNSRTEKERKRKRERLAITISLFLILLFSAFGYFILERYVPANPINTTILFGILSIDILLVLYLLFLILRYLVKAIFEERQHLLGAKLRTKLVIAFVSLSLLPTLLLFWVSYQFLKTSVAYWFDVKVERALENALTVGKTYYEDQIAGLQIKGEEIARLVSRRCMTGGYVLDQACVEQIISPASLLVGIPEIRHGTPLHCVEILGPKGDVLFSKTWLPLLPPLPGPSEDIISSVLADGKISTLNDELEGSVLLRVLLPMASETGVRHILVAGTLLPQDIARLLDEIRTGYEDYNLLFLSQNPIKGVILLTLFLITLLIIFVSIWFGYRIADGITKPVQALAEATRRIAQGDLDVRLEIPGKDELSSLLRAFNTMTLDLKEARQRAENAARELQKSNAEIESRRRYMEIILDNVAAGVISVDRLGIITTMNPSAESILGKPASSFIGRSYVDVMSPEQLEEFEVIRHELLVSKTGTVQKSIRLQSNNRILSLLCNFSQLRDREGRSLGTVIVFEDLTELERIQRIAAWREVARRIAHEIKNPLTPIQLSAQRLRKKYLPMVDSEARDVFDRSTATIIEQVEDLKRLANEFSNFARMPAPRFVPTDLEKILKDLTVIYREGHPEVEFTLDMVDTLPEILVDPDQIKRAVINLLENAIAAMPDGGSVRIQVFGNTDAKEVSISIADTGTGIPPEDRKRLFEPYFSRKRGGTGLGLAIVHSIVTDHGGRIEVEDNTPRGTRFTLYLPNLPA
- the plsY gene encoding glycerol-3-phosphate 1-O-acyltransferase PlsY, with protein sequence MPSVQTIFFPAFAYLLGSIPFGLLLARMRGVDVRSVGSGNIGATNVTRAVGKGFGLLTFCADLSKGLIPVLVCRAVLPAGLETQTILAFTGFGAVLGHCFPVFLGFQGGKGIATASGVFLGICPLALAPATVLFALAFWLTRIVSVGSLLASLALPVALHFLCTGCSGPVEVMTWAVTLLVWWKHRGNIQRLLRGEELGFRRSGV
- a CDS encoding DUF4390 domain-containing protein; protein product: MKALLTALRWSILIGIFFMTSGTASAETKGHIFGEKGYDARISGPSAANADRFLVVYFALENPFDDKIRAALERGGTIRYSFEVEIETGRFLQKKTVAHRSVTRTLKHDVLRGEYIVISGPDPPRVTGLKSLEETKRFAFDHISIPMAPIERLHKGTTYRVRARVFIEQLGPEKPFEALLSIFSSSGYGSPWHESEFTY